A genomic stretch from Bos javanicus breed banteng chromosome 3, ARS-OSU_banteng_1.0, whole genome shotgun sequence includes:
- the LOC133245266 gene encoding olfactory receptor 10Z1: MEQTNATFWSGFIFLAFSSFGELQLLVFALFLSLYLITLTSNVFIIVVIRLDSCLHTPMYLFLSFLAFSETCYTLGIIPRMLSGLVRGGQGISFVGCAVQMFFSASWACSNCFLLAAMGFDRYVAICAPLHYASRMNLTLCAQLVGTSFLSGYLFGLGMTLVIFHLPFCSSHEIQHFFCDTPPMLSLACGDTALSELGILILSLLVLLVSFSLISVSYTYILATILRISSTKGQKKAFSTCASHLTVVTIHYGCASFMYLRPKASYSLERDQLIAVTYTVVTPLLNPIIYSLRNRAVQTALRNAFQGGLLGKG, from the coding sequence ATGGAGCAGACCAATGCAACCTTCTGGAGCGGCTTCATCTTCCTAGCCTTCTCTAGCTTTGGGGAACTGCAACTCTTGGTCTTTGCATTGTTCCTCTCCCTGTATCTTATCACCTTGACCAGCAATGTCTTCATTATTGTAGTCATCAGGCTGGACAGCTGtctgcacacccccatgtacctcttcctttccttcttagcTTTCTCTGAGACCTGCTATACTTTGGGCATCATCCCTAGAATGCTTTCTGGCCTTGTCAGAGGTGGGCAGGGCATCTCCTTTGTGGGCTGTGCTGTCCAAATGTTCTTCTCTGCTTCATGGGCCTGTAGCAACTGCTTCCTTCTGGCTGCCATGGGCTTTGACAGATATGTGGCCATCTGTGCCCCACTACACTATGCCAGCCGCATGAATCTTACTCTCTGTGCCCAGCTTGTTGGCACCTCATTTCTGAGTGGGTACCTCTTTGGTCTGGGAATGACACTGGTCATTTTCCACCTCCCATTCTGCAGCTCCCATGAGATCCAGCACTTTTTTTGTGACACACCGCCAATGCTGAGCCTGGCCTGTGGAGATACAGCCCTGAGTGAGCTGGGAATCCTGATCCTCAGCCTGCTGGTTCTCCTGGTATCCTTCTCCCTCATCTCTGTCTCCTACACCTACATCCTGGCAACGATCCTGAGGATCTCCTCCACCAAGGGGCAGAAGAAGGCCTTCTCGACCTGTGCCTCACACCTCACAGTGGTCACTATTCACTATGGCTGTGCCTCCTTCATGTACTTGAGACCCAAAGCCAGTTACTCTCTTGAGCGGGATCAGCTTATTGCTGTCACCTATACTGTGGTAACTCCTCTCCTCAATCCCATCATTTATAGCCTAAGAAATAGGGCTGTGCAGACAGCCCTGAGAAATGCTTTCCAAGGGGGATTACTAGGTAAAGGATGA